The following coding sequences lie in one Maribacter forsetii DSM 18668 genomic window:
- the sufC gene encoding Fe-S cluster assembly ATPase SufC — protein sequence MLKIKDLHANVDDKEILKGINLEVKAGEVHAIMGPNGSGKSTLASVIAGNENFEVTQGSIELSGEDLEDVSPEERAHKGVFLSFQYPVEIPGVSVTNFMKTAINESRKAKGLEDMPAKDMLKLIREKSELLEIDRKFLSRSLNEGFSGGEKKRNEIFQMAMLEPKVAILDETDSGLDIDALRIVASGVNKLKSKDNAVILITHYQRLLEYIVPDYVHVLHNGKIVKSGGKELALELEEKGYDWLKQETAV from the coding sequence ATGTTGAAAATTAAAGATCTACATGCTAACGTAGACGATAAGGAAATATTAAAAGGAATTAACTTAGAGGTAAAAGCAGGTGAAGTACATGCTATTATGGGACCTAACGGTTCTGGTAAAAGTACTTTGGCTTCTGTAATTGCCGGAAATGAAAATTTTGAGGTTACTCAGGGTTCAATTGAATTAAGTGGTGAAGATTTAGAAGATGTTTCTCCAGAAGAAAGAGCACATAAAGGTGTTTTTCTATCTTTTCAGTACCCAGTTGAAATTCCTGGTGTTTCCGTTACCAACTTTATGAAAACGGCAATCAACGAATCTCGTAAGGCAAAGGGTCTTGAGGATATGCCAGCTAAAGATATGTTGAAGCTTATTCGTGAGAAATCCGAGTTATTGGAGATTGATCGTAAGTTCTTATCTAGATCATTGAACGAAGGTTTTTCCGGTGGTGAGAAAAAACGTAACGAGATTTTTCAAATGGCAATGTTAGAGCCTAAAGTTGCCATATTGGATGAAACCGATTCTGGTTTGGATATTGATGCTCTACGTATTGTTGCTAGTGGTGTTAACAAATTGAAGAGTAAGGATAATGCGGTAATCTTAATTACGCACTACCAACGTTTGTTAGAATATATCGTACCAGATTATGTACACGTTTTACATAATGGTAAAATCGTTAAATCTGGCGGTAAAGAACTTGCGCTAGAGTTAGAAGAAAAAGGATACGACTGGTTAAAGCAAGAAACAGCGGTGTAA
- the sufD gene encoding Fe-S cluster assembly protein SufD — MDLKDKLISSFMAFENNVDVEHPVHDVRMAAIKNFEEKGFPSKKEEAWKYTSLNSLQKVDFSIFPKEDNALEYKDVKRYFLHEIDSYKIVFVDGIYSSYLSETTHDGVDICLMSAALTKPMYKPVIDVYFNKIAAKEESLTSLNTAFSREGAYIYIPKNKMPKKPIEILHFSTGNEASLLLQPRNLIVVEENAEVQIIERHQSLTTNEVLTNAVTEIFAAKSAIVDFYKIQNDAETASLIDNTYIDQKDKSLVKIHTFSFGGKLTRNNLNFYQNGEYIDSTMKGVTILGEKQHVDHHTLVHHIEPNCESHQDYKGIYGDASTGVFNGKIIVDKIAQKTNAFQQNNNILISDKASINTKPQLEIFADDVKCSHGCTIGQLDEDALFYLQSRGIPQKEARALLMYAFANNVLSSVRIPELKTRINKLIAKKLGVNLGFDL; from the coding sequence ATGGATTTAAAAGATAAATTGATTTCCTCTTTTATGGCATTTGAGAACAACGTGGATGTAGAGCATCCAGTACACGATGTTCGTATGGCAGCTATAAAAAACTTTGAGGAAAAAGGATTTCCTTCTAAAAAGGAAGAAGCTTGGAAATACACGTCACTTAATAGTTTACAGAAAGTTGATTTCAGCATTTTTCCAAAGGAAGACAATGCATTGGAATATAAAGATGTAAAACGCTATTTTCTTCACGAAATAGATTCTTATAAGATTGTTTTCGTTGATGGTATTTATAGCTCTTACCTTTCTGAAACTACACATGACGGCGTAGATATTTGCCTAATGAGTGCTGCATTGACTAAGCCAATGTACAAACCGGTAATAGATGTGTATTTTAATAAAATTGCAGCTAAAGAAGAGTCTTTGACTTCTTTGAATACAGCTTTTAGTCGCGAGGGCGCTTATATCTATATTCCAAAGAATAAGATGCCTAAAAAACCAATTGAAATTTTACATTTTTCTACAGGTAACGAGGCTTCTTTGTTATTGCAGCCAAGAAACTTAATTGTTGTAGAAGAAAATGCTGAGGTTCAGATTATTGAACGTCACCAAAGTTTAACTACCAATGAAGTGCTTACTAATGCGGTAACCGAAATATTCGCTGCAAAAAGTGCTATTGTAGATTTTTATAAAATACAGAATGATGCTGAAACGGCTTCATTGATCGACAATACCTACATTGACCAAAAGGATAAGAGTTTAGTAAAAATTCATACGTTCTCTTTCGGTGGAAAGTTGACACGTAATAACTTGAACTTCTATCAAAATGGAGAGTATATAGACTCTACTATGAAAGGGGTTACTATATTAGGAGAAAAGCAGCACGTGGATCATCATACTCTAGTGCATCATATTGAGCCTAATTGTGAAAGTCATCAAGATTATAAAGGAATCTATGGCGATGCTTCTACAGGTGTTTTTAATGGTAAGATTATCGTTGATAAAATTGCTCAAAAGACAAACGCTTTTCAGCAGAACAATAATATATTGATCAGTGATAAGGCTAGCATCAACACGAAACCGCAATTAGAAATTTTTGCCGATGATGTAAAATGCTCTCATGGTTGTACTATTGGGCAGTTAGATGAAGATGCTTTGTTTTATCTACAATCTAGAGGAATTCCTCAGAAAGAAGCTAGAGCATTATTAATGTATGCCTTTGCAAATAACGTATTGTCTTCTGTTCGTATTCCAGAACTAAAGACTAGAATAAATAAATTGATTGCTAAGAAGCTAGGGGTGAACCTTGGGTTTGATTTGTAG
- a CDS encoding SUF system Fe-S cluster assembly protein produces MSDENIAEDSAELGEKIVKILKTIYDPEIPVDIYELGLIYDVLVNEDNEVKILMTLTSPNCPVAESLPAEVEEKVKSLDAIKDAEVEITFDPPWTQDLMSEEAKLELGLL; encoded by the coding sequence ATGAGTGATGAAAATATAGCTGAAGACAGCGCAGAGTTAGGGGAGAAAATCGTTAAGATTTTAAAGACCATATATGACCCAGAAATTCCTGTAGATATCTATGAACTTGGGTTGATATATGATGTTTTGGTCAATGAAGATAATGAAGTAAAAATCTTAATGACACTTACCTCACCTAATTGTCCGGTAGCAGAAAGTTTACCTGCAGAAGTTGAGGAAAAAGTAAAATCATTAGACGCTATAAAAGATGCTGAGGTAGAAATAACTTTTGATCCACCTTGGACACAAGATTTAATGAGCGAAGAAGCAAAATTAGAACTAGGCCTTCTTTAA
- a CDS encoding Gfo/Idh/MocA family protein — protein MKNTGMAAAGFMIVPRHVLGGTGYIPPSDKLNIAGIGVGGKGQSDIASFAESPNVNIVSLADVDNRQAIASREAFPKASYFNDFREMLDKEGKNIDAVSVSTPDHNHAVAAYQAMSMGKHVYVQKPLTHDIWEARMLTEAAKKFKVVTQMGNQGGSGDGVRTMKEIYDTGIIGEVHTVKCWTNRAIWPQALQTPTKKDRVPKGLNWDLWLGTAQMRDYNNAYLPFDWRGWSDFGTGALGDMACHIMDPVYRILPILYPDTVECSVSDSFSGNFQYKDYPKSFPNSSKIHLSYPRTDGKGKIKVTWMDGGLLPERPEELGDDEALGNWDGGVLFIGTKGKLMADCYGANPRLLPLSLNEQFEVEQTIARVPEGHYLQWVNACMAGYGNAETSSSFDYAGPFTESILIGNLALKSYFEVDPTVENQSFWGGGKQYHGRKRLQWDAANMKITNFEPANKYVKRTYRDGYSVG, from the coding sequence ATGAAAAATACCGGTATGGCGGCAGCCGGTTTTATGATTGTACCCAGACACGTTTTGGGGGGCACCGGATATATTCCACCAAGCGATAAATTAAATATTGCCGGTATTGGGGTAGGTGGTAAAGGCCAGAGCGATATCGCTTCTTTTGCCGAGAGCCCCAATGTTAATATCGTATCTCTTGCCGATGTAGATAATAGGCAGGCAATTGCCTCTAGAGAAGCATTCCCAAAAGCCAGTTATTTCAACGATTTTAGGGAAATGCTAGACAAGGAAGGCAAAAATATTGATGCCGTTTCAGTATCTACACCCGATCACAACCATGCCGTTGCAGCTTACCAGGCAATGTCAATGGGTAAACACGTCTATGTACAAAAACCTTTGACCCACGATATTTGGGAAGCAAGAATGTTGACCGAAGCTGCCAAAAAATTCAAAGTGGTTACACAAATGGGCAATCAAGGTGGTTCCGGTGATGGCGTACGTACCATGAAAGAAATTTATGATACTGGCATTATTGGGGAAGTACACACCGTAAAATGTTGGACAAACAGAGCTATTTGGCCACAGGCATTGCAAACACCCACTAAAAAAGATCGCGTACCAAAAGGTTTGAATTGGGATCTTTGGTTAGGTACCGCACAAATGCGAGATTACAATAATGCCTACCTGCCATTTGATTGGAGAGGTTGGTCAGATTTTGGAACAGGTGCTTTAGGCGATATGGCCTGTCATATTATGGATCCGGTATATAGAATTCTTCCCATTTTATATCCTGATACTGTAGAATGTAGTGTCTCCGACTCTTTCAGCGGAAATTTCCAATATAAAGATTACCCGAAGAGTTTCCCGAATTCCAGTAAAATACACCTTAGCTACCCAAGAACGGATGGTAAAGGGAAAATAAAAGTTACTTGGATGGATGGCGGACTACTACCTGAAAGACCAGAAGAGTTAGGCGATGACGAAGCCTTAGGAAACTGGGATGGTGGCGTACTGTTCATTGGAACAAAAGGAAAATTAATGGCAGATTGCTACGGAGCAAATCCGCGTTTACTTCCATTGTCATTAAACGAACAGTTTGAAGTTGAACAAACCATTGCTCGTGTACCAGAAGGGCACTACTTACAATGGGTAAACGCTTGTATGGCCGGTTACGGAAATGCGGAAACAAGTTCATCTTTTGATTATGCTGGACCATTTACAGAAAGTATTTTAATAGGTAACTTGGCGTTGAAATCATATTTTGAAGTAGATCCAACGGTAGAAAACCAAAGCTTCTGGGGTGGTGGAAAACAATACCACGGCAGAAAACGTTTACAGTGGGATGCAGCCAATATGAAGATTACTAATTTTGAGCCTGCAAACAAATACGTGAAACGTACCTATAGAGACGGTTATTCGGTAGGGTAA
- a CDS encoding DUF2480 family protein, translated as MADEIVNKVAQSKLITFNLEDYYPKGNRVVLDIKDWLFEGFILKEKEFRAFVEAHDWSQYEGAYVAMQCSTDAIVPGWAYLLLSMKLSGIAKKAVQGSLVDLETSIYQSIIENIDVSEYQDKLLIIKGCSNKPVPSNAYLFLAERLKPVAKSIMYGEACSSVPLFKRK; from the coding sequence ATGGCAGATGAAATTGTAAATAAAGTTGCGCAGAGTAAGCTCATTACTTTTAACCTAGAAGACTACTACCCAAAGGGTAATAGAGTAGTACTTGATATTAAAGATTGGCTTTTTGAAGGTTTTATATTAAAGGAAAAGGAATTCAGGGCTTTTGTAGAGGCACATGATTGGTCTCAGTATGAAGGCGCTTATGTTGCCATGCAATGTTCTACAGATGCTATAGTGCCAGGTTGGGCTTACCTTTTGTTAAGTATGAAATTAAGCGGTATTGCTAAAAAGGCAGTTCAAGGTTCATTGGTTGACCTAGAAACAAGTATATATCAATCTATAATTGAAAACATAGATGTTTCCGAGTATCAAGATAAATTATTGATCATTAAAGGATGCAGTAATAAACCTGTTCCTTCTAACGCCTATCTATTTCTTGCAGAGCGTTTAAAACCTGTTGCAAAGTCCATTATGTATGGTGAGGCATGTTCTTCAGTGCCTTTATTTAAAAGAAAATAA
- a CDS encoding HesB/IscA family protein has translation MIQVSETAKQKVINLMTEEGFDAATDYVRVGVKSGGCSGLSYELNFDNKKDDADKVFEDNNVRIIVDKKSFLYLVGTILEYSGGLNGKGFVFNNPNAQRTCGCGESFSL, from the coding sequence ATGATTCAAGTATCAGAAACGGCTAAGCAGAAAGTCATCAACCTTATGACAGAAGAGGGTTTTGATGCTGCTACAGATTATGTACGTGTTGGTGTTAAGAGTGGCGGATGCAGTGGATTATCTTACGAGTTAAACTTCGATAATAAAAAGGATGATGCTGATAAAGTATTCGAAGACAATAACGTACGAATTATTGTAGATAAAAAGAGCTTTTTATATTTAGTAGGAACCATATTGGAATACTCAGGCGGACTCAACGGAAAAGGGTTTGTTTTTAATAACCCAAATGCACAAAGAACGTGTGGTTGTGGTGAGAGTTTTTCATTATAA
- a CDS encoding SufE family protein — translation MEIKEIQEEIIDEFSMFDDWMQRYEYMIELGKSLPLIKEEFKTDDNIIKGCQSKVWVHAELEENKLVFTADSDAIITKGIIAILIRAFSEQKPQDILNADTQFIDEIGLKEHLSPTRANGLVSMIKQLKLYAVAYQTQIEE, via the coding sequence ATGGAAATTAAAGAGATACAAGAAGAGATTATAGATGAATTTTCCATGTTCGATGATTGGATGCAGCGGTATGAATATATGATAGAATTGGGAAAATCACTGCCATTGATCAAAGAAGAATTTAAAACCGATGATAATATTATAAAAGGTTGTCAAAGTAAAGTGTGGGTTCATGCTGAATTGGAAGAAAACAAATTGGTTTTCACGGCAGATAGCGATGCTATTATTACTAAAGGAATTATTGCCATTCTAATACGTGCATTTAGTGAGCAAAAACCACAGGATATATTAAATGCTGATACTCAGTTTATCGATGAAATTGGGTTAAAAGAGCATTTATCGCCTACGCGGGCAAACGGTTTGGTAAGTATGATCAAACAATTAAAGTTATATGCAGTAGCGTATCAAACACAAATTGAAGAATAA
- a CDS encoding aminotransferase class V-fold PLP-dependent enzyme — translation MLDIKKIREDFPILKREVNGKPLVYLDNAATSQTPQQVIDAIVDYYQNYNANIHRGVHTLSQEATDKYEQSRIKIQKHFNAAKSYEIIFTSGTTHSINLVANGFSSLIKKGDEVIVSAMEHHSNIVPWQMLCERTGAVLKVIPMNLDGELLMDVYEDLLSDNTKLVFCNHISNALGTINPIEEIIEKAHKVGAAVLIDGAQAAPHLVADVQALDVDFYTCSAHKICGPTGEGMLYGKEEWLNKLPPYQGGGEMIAEVTFEKTTYADLPHKFEAGTPNICGGIAFGAALDYMNAVGFEEIAKYEHELLEYATQELLKIDGLKIYGTAKNKTSVISFNIEGVHPYDMGSILDKLGIAVRTGHHCAQPIMDFFKIPGTVRASFAFYNTREEVDVLIAGVLKAKSMLL, via the coding sequence ATGTTAGATATTAAAAAAATAAGGGAAGATTTTCCAATTCTTAAGCGAGAAGTAAATGGTAAGCCTTTGGTCTATTTAGACAATGCCGCCACATCGCAAACTCCGCAGCAAGTAATAGATGCTATTGTAGATTATTACCAGAACTACAACGCAAATATTCACCGTGGGGTGCATACACTTTCTCAAGAAGCTACCGATAAATATGAGCAGTCGAGAATAAAAATTCAGAAGCATTTTAATGCTGCAAAATCTTACGAGATAATTTTTACTTCGGGTACAACACACAGTATTAATCTTGTTGCAAACGGATTCTCATCACTTATAAAAAAAGGAGATGAAGTTATCGTTTCAGCAATGGAGCATCATTCTAATATTGTGCCATGGCAAATGTTATGTGAACGTACAGGGGCTGTCTTAAAAGTAATTCCTATGAATCTAGACGGGGAATTACTGATGGATGTTTATGAAGACCTATTATCCGATAATACAAAACTGGTTTTCTGTAACCATATTTCAAATGCGTTAGGAACTATAAATCCTATAGAGGAGATTATTGAAAAAGCTCACAAGGTTGGTGCTGCCGTATTAATTGATGGCGCGCAGGCTGCTCCACACTTAGTAGCAGATGTTCAAGCTTTAGATGTTGATTTTTATACTTGTTCTGCACATAAAATCTGCGGACCTACAGGTGAAGGTATGTTGTATGGCAAAGAAGAGTGGCTAAATAAATTACCTCCGTATCAAGGTGGTGGTGAAATGATTGCCGAAGTTACTTTTGAGAAAACTACATACGCAGATCTACCTCATAAATTTGAAGCGGGCACACCTAATATTTGTGGTGGTATTGCTTTTGGTGCTGCCTTAGATTATATGAATGCTGTAGGTTTTGAAGAGATCGCAAAGTATGAGCACGAGTTGTTAGAGTATGCCACACAAGAATTATTAAAGATAGACGGACTCAAAATTTACGGTACAGCAAAAAATAAGACTTCGGTTATTTCATTTAATATAGAAGGCGTTCACCCTTATGATATGGGCAGTATTTTAGACAAGCTGGGTATTGCGGTGCGTACAGGGCACCATTGCGCACAACCTATTATGGATTTCTTTAAAATACCAGGTACCGTACGTGCTAGTTTTGCCTTTTACAATACAAGAGAAGAAGTTGATGTACTAATCGCTGGTGTGTTGAAAGCTAAAAGTATGTTGTTATAA
- the sufB gene encoding Fe-S cluster assembly protein SufB: MAYTEEELKKELETKEYEYGFYTDIESETFPNGLNEEIVIAISKKKGEPEWMTLWRLEAFKYWKEMEEPEWANVHYQKPDFQAISYYSAPKKADPNKTLDDVDPELLEMYKKLGISVDEQKKLQNVAVDIVMDSVSVATTFKKTLAEKGIIFCSISEAIKDHPELVKKYIGSVVPKRDNFYAALNSAVFSDGSFCYIPKGVRCPMELSTYFRINQAGTGQFERTLVIADEDSYVSYLEGCTAPSRDENQLHAAVVELVALDGAEIKYSTVQNWFPGNKEGKGGVFNFVTKRAICEKNAKVSWTQVETGSAVTWKYPSCILKGDNSIGEFYSIAVTNNYQQADTGTKMVHIGKNTKSTIISKGISAGKSQNSYRGLVQVNSRAEGARNFSQCDSLLMGNECGAHTFPYIEAKNKSAMIEHEATTSKIGEDQIFYCNQRGIDTEKAIALIVNGFSKEVLNKLPMEFAVEAQKLLEISLEGSVG, translated from the coding sequence ATGGCATATACAGAAGAAGAATTAAAGAAAGAACTGGAAACCAAAGAGTACGAGTATGGTTTCTATACAGATATTGAGTCCGAAACGTTTCCCAATGGTTTAAACGAAGAAATCGTAATTGCCATTTCTAAGAAAAAGGGAGAGCCGGAGTGGATGACACTTTGGAGGTTGGAAGCTTTCAAATATTGGAAGGAAATGGAAGAGCCAGAATGGGCAAATGTACATTACCAAAAGCCAGATTTTCAGGCAATATCTTACTATTCAGCACCCAAAAAGGCAGACCCGAACAAAACATTGGATGATGTTGATCCAGAGTTGTTAGAGATGTACAAGAAACTGGGTATTTCTGTAGATGAGCAAAAGAAGCTTCAGAATGTAGCTGTTGATATTGTGATGGATTCCGTATCCGTAGCAACTACATTTAAAAAGACCTTGGCAGAAAAAGGTATTATTTTCTGTTCTATTTCAGAGGCTATAAAAGACCATCCTGAATTAGTGAAGAAGTATATTGGATCTGTAGTACCGAAAAGAGATAACTTTTATGCCGCATTAAACTCCGCTGTTTTTTCAGATGGTAGTTTCTGCTACATTCCTAAAGGTGTTCGTTGCCCAATGGAATTATCGACATACTTTAGAATTAACCAAGCAGGTACAGGTCAGTTTGAGCGTACCTTGGTTATTGCAGACGAAGATAGTTATGTAAGTTACCTTGAAGGTTGTACGGCACCATCACGTGATGAGAACCAATTACACGCAGCAGTCGTAGAGTTAGTAGCTCTAGATGGTGCAGAGATAAAATACTCAACGGTACAAAACTGGTTCCCTGGTAATAAAGAGGGTAAAGGTGGTGTATTCAACTTCGTTACTAAAAGAGCTATTTGCGAAAAGAACGCTAAAGTATCTTGGACACAGGTTGAAACAGGATCAGCAGTAACATGGAAATATCCTTCTTGTATATTAAAAGGGGATAATTCTATCGGTGAGTTTTATTCTATTGCCGTAACCAATAATTACCAACAAGCAGATACCGGTACCAAAATGGTGCATATAGGTAAGAATACGAAGAGTACGATTATTTCAAAAGGTATTTCTGCTGGTAAATCTCAAAATAGTTACCGTGGTTTGGTGCAGGTGAATAGCCGTGCCGAAGGTGCTCGTAACTTCTCTCAGTGCGATTCTTTATTAATGGGTAACGAGTGTGGTGCACATACCTTCCCGTACATTGAGGCAAAGAACAAAAGCGCCATGATAGAGCACGAGGCTACAACAAGTAAAATTGGTGAAGATCAAATTTTCTACTGTAACCAAAGAGGTATTGATACCGAAAAAGCAATTGCATTGATTGTAAACGGTTTCAGTAAAGAGGTATTGAATAAATTACCAATGGAGTTTGCTGTTGAAGCACAAAAATTATTGGAAATTAGTTTAGAAGGTTCTGTAGGATAA
- a CDS encoding outer membrane protein — translation MKRLLLISFLLFTSIILHAQDQKWSVEANYPFTLDDGTFSNNDGAIDLGIKYRFFRTDLVRLGLDLNGGFVYDKAGNNNEDTFKSKTYLFQPKVFAEFSVPFAPKWHPMVGVGYSVVSNNFSGSISGTDFSDRSGADGGFNFDVGISYDISKRFFLQLKYDMILLQVKDEVVFDNERINIDFRENIDRLKIGVGFRF, via the coding sequence ATGAAACGACTTTTACTTATTTCATTTTTATTATTCACTTCTATTATTTTACATGCTCAGGACCAGAAATGGAGTGTTGAGGCTAATTACCCATTCACATTAGATGATGGTACATTCTCTAATAATGATGGAGCAATTGATTTAGGTATAAAATACCGCTTTTTTAGAACAGACTTAGTTCGTTTGGGTTTAGACCTTAATGGTGGTTTTGTATATGACAAAGCAGGTAATAATAATGAAGATACGTTCAAGTCTAAAACATATCTTTTTCAACCAAAGGTGTTTGCGGAGTTTAGTGTGCCATTTGCACCAAAATGGCATCCTATGGTCGGTGTTGGTTATTCTGTTGTGAGTAATAATTTTAGTGGATCAATTTCAGGTACAGATTTTTCAGATCGAAGTGGGGCTGATGGAGGATTCAATTTTGATGTCGGAATCTCCTATGATATATCAAAAAGATTCTTTTTACAATTAAAGTATGATATGATATTACTTCAAGTTAAAGATGAGGTTGTATTTGATAATGAAAGAATAAACATTGATTTTAGAGAAAATATAGATCGCCTAAAAATAGGAGTAGGATTTAGATTCTAA
- a CDS encoding porin family protein, with translation MKKHYFFVLSFLIFNASIWAQESRFGVKAGLNISNIDTNDSFYGDNSQYKSSFHAGLFAEIPLSSKFYFQPEILYSSVGAVYEYDLNFRSFDLEPLTTDSFKQVTKNNFLAVPLTFKWYVGERFYINAGPQVSFLLNTVSKAKGDDLPESLSEVYRSSGDFKLDYGAVLGVGYTINDDLNFGLQYYRGLKNLFGDSDFGIIDRKAYHSVFQLSASYSVF, from the coding sequence ATGAAAAAACACTATTTCTTTGTGCTTTCTTTTCTCATTTTTAATGCCTCTATTTGGGCTCAAGAATCTAGATTTGGTGTAAAAGCTGGATTAAATATATCTAATATAGATACCAATGATTCATTTTATGGTGATAATAGTCAGTATAAATCTTCATTTCATGCAGGGCTTTTTGCAGAGATACCGTTGAGTTCTAAATTTTATTTTCAGCCCGAAATACTATATTCTTCTGTTGGTGCTGTATATGAATACGATCTTAACTTTAGAAGTTTTGATTTAGAACCTTTAACTACAGACTCTTTTAAACAGGTGACTAAAAATAATTTTTTAGCAGTTCCTTTAACATTCAAGTGGTACGTAGGAGAACGTTTTTATATAAATGCAGGTCCACAAGTAAGTTTTCTTTTAAATACAGTAAGTAAAGCTAAAGGAGATGATTTGCCTGAATCTCTTTCTGAAGTCTACAGGTCTTCGGGAGATTTTAAATTAGATTATGGGGCTGTTCTTGGTGTTGGCTATACTATAAATGACGATTTAAATTTCGGTCTACAATATTATAGAGGGTTGAAAAATTTATTTGGAGATTCTGATTTTGGTATTATCGATCGTAAAGCTTATCATTCTGTATTTCAATTATCGGCATCATATTCTGTTTTTTAA
- the thiL gene encoding thiamine-phosphate kinase has translation MLEDKEQERTSLEKLGEFGLIEHLTKNFEHTQKSTLKGIGDDAAVLDYENKKTVISTDLLIEGVHFDLAYMPLKHLGYKSIMVNLSDIYAMNATATQVTISIAVSNRFPLEALEELYAGVATACKTYNVDLVGGDTTSSKTGLMISVTAIGIANEEDITYRSGAKPNDLLVVTGDLGAAYMGLQVLEREKEVFKVNPNSQPDLEPYSYIVERQLKPEARKDIPELLKQLEVHPTSMIDISDGLSSEILHLSKSSGLGIDLYEDKIPLDPTVISACEEFKMDSTLVALSGGEDYELLFTIDQKEFPKIKGNPNLTVIGHTTGKDEGAFLISRSNTKIPLTAQGWNSFN, from the coding sequence ATGCTAGAAGATAAAGAACAAGAAAGAACATCGTTAGAGAAATTAGGTGAATTCGGACTCATAGAACACCTTACCAAGAATTTTGAACATACTCAGAAATCAACCCTAAAGGGTATTGGCGATGACGCTGCCGTTCTCGATTATGAAAATAAAAAAACAGTCATTAGTACCGATCTTTTAATAGAAGGCGTACATTTCGACCTTGCCTATATGCCTTTAAAACATTTGGGCTATAAATCGATCATGGTAAATTTATCTGATATTTATGCCATGAATGCAACTGCTACCCAAGTAACCATTTCGATCGCGGTTTCAAATAGATTTCCACTTGAAGCCCTTGAAGAATTATATGCAGGTGTAGCAACAGCTTGTAAAACGTATAATGTTGATTTAGTAGGTGGTGACACGACCTCATCTAAAACAGGATTAATGATCAGCGTTACCGCAATTGGTATCGCAAATGAAGAAGATATTACTTACCGTTCAGGAGCCAAACCAAACGATCTTTTGGTAGTCACCGGAGATTTAGGTGCCGCTTATATGGGATTACAAGTATTGGAGCGTGAAAAAGAAGTTTTTAAAGTGAATCCTAATAGCCAGCCAGACTTAGAACCGTATTCGTACATCGTAGAACGCCAATTGAAGCCAGAAGCGAGAAAGGATATACCTGAATTATTAAAACAATTGGAAGTTCACCCAACATCAATGATCGATATTAGTGACGGACTTTCATCTGAGATTCTGCATTTAAGCAAGAGTAGCGGATTGGGAATAGACCTTTACGAAGACAAAATTCCTTTGGATCCAACAGTAATCTCTGCTTGTGAAGAGTTCAAAATGGACAGTACCCTTGTAGCATTAAGTGGTGGTGAAGATTATGAACTGTTATTCACCATAGACCAAAAAGAATTCCCGAAAATTAAGGGCAATCCAAACTTGACCGTCATAGGTCATACTACAGGAAAAGACGAAGGTGCATTCTTAATTTCAAGGAGTAATACAAAAATTCCTTTGACCGCACAGGGTTGGAATTCATTTAACTAA